In Zingiber officinale cultivar Zhangliang chromosome 3A, Zo_v1.1, whole genome shotgun sequence, the DNA window AAACTAGTACTATTATCATGACTAACTTGATAGTCTTTAATGTACTCGCGACTAGTGGTGGACACGAATACAAATTTGTCAAATTTCATGGACAAACATTGCCATCACACTCAAGACAATACTTTTGCCACTGTAGTACATTTCCACAAGTAAATTCATAGTTAAATTAGTTCGTTTATGTGAAATCAAACGCTTTGTTTGATTGTGTCATTGTTGCAACAGAGGAATAACAAGAACAGGAGCAGCAAATCAATGGCAGTGAAAGCAAGAACCAAGAGATCAAATCTTTTGGTGCAGACTCGTGACCAGATCATGGGCGTCATCCAACAGCCTCCAAACATCTAGAGTCCCTGCCATGTTGTTGCACTCCCTCAGTATCTCATCCATGCTGTTGTACCTCTCGACGATCAGTTTCCGGCGCTGCAGAACACAGGCTGCAACTGTGTAGAGCAGCAAGTCGTCAGTCGGGGGAGCCCGCAGCTTGATCCTCCCCCGTGCAGACTTCCTGATCCCTGACCGAATCGCTGTCTGGTCTGCCCACATTACCTCCCACAGACTCATTGTCTGCTCGAATGTCAGCTCCCTCCGGAACAGCACGAGCACCATTCTGTACGCGAAGAAGCAATCTTGCGCCTGCAGTTTCTCCAAGTGTTTGTACAGGTGCAAGTCCTTGCACTTGATGATCTTTGAGATCGTGCTCAGCTGTTTCTGGATCCCAACCTCATCAAGCCTGAAATTGTGCCGGGCCTTCCTCATGAAACCCACAAAGCACCAGAAAGCTTCGTGATCTTCATCCATTATGGTGAGGATTGGCGAGAGGAGGTCGCTCATGCCTTGGCAGTAGCCAATCTCTGGATCATAAACTGCGTACGCTTCGAGAACTGCAACCATGCGAGCAGCATGGTAAATCATGCATGGGTCCAAGTGCTCATAACTTTTAAGACCGACCGATGCTGCAGATTGGAGTGCCTTCTCTTTAGTCACAGAAGTGAGATTCAGAGAATAAACCACCCAATCTGAGTTGGCTCGAATTGCATCTAAACGGATTATGCGCTGCCACGTTGCGAAGTCTTCAGATGTTCGATTATATTGAGTAAAATCCCCACGGAATGAAGGGATTCTAGTTAACTTGGGATCATGTTGCACAAACATTTCTGAGATTGATGATCCAAGCAAGCTTTcagtttcatcttcatcttcatccgatGTAGAAGATTCTGTGCCCCAAGGATAGTTATCAAACTGAACGATCTCAGCCTCGTCTTCTATTTCCTCTAAGTTACACAAGCTGAATAAATCACTTCCGTTGTGAACTGATTGATCTACTTTAAAGTTGTATAAGTTTCCTTCTGCAATATTGCGGGTCGCACTTGGATCATCTTGAGAATCATGAAACTCGCAGTGCTCATCAAAACAAGAGCTTGCTGAATTGCTGACTTCATTTATGGTGTCTAACCTATTTCCCTTGTGGCAGTGACTCAGAAGTTGGTGGCATTTTCTCCTTAAAGTTTCATACTTTTTCCTGCGAGGGAGAAAATTATTAGGAAACTAGGATTGTGAGACTCCAATCAAACAACTGGGGATTAAAGCAGATCATTGAACCGATTGATTACGTGCTTATTTTATTGGCAAAACCCACATTCACCATTAAGCTTCTACTGAAGCATTAAAACCACAACTCACATGAGTTGGAAAATAAAGTGTTCTACATATTCTTAACAATGAGATCAGTTTTGCAGTGTTACCAATGATGAATCAGAACAATGAACAAAACATGAGTTAACATTAAGCCACTATAATGTCTAGTATCATTACCTTATCTGGACTCTGGTGACATTTCGTTCAGTGTGTGAGCTGTTGAGATCGTAACTGCAAAAAGAACAAAAATAACAATCAACTTATAACACATAAATGCAAAAAGGAGAGACAATGCAGCaaaatatttgatattttaagaataaatatgattgTCCTCGCCATACATGAAAAATGTTGCAGCCCAACCCAACTTAATAATAATATAATGAACAACGCTTAGGCAAGGTCCCTTGTCAATCTGGGGGAACAATGACTGAACCAAAATGACAACCATTCATCTGAATAATAAGAACAACTAgaattaaaggattttaaaatgctAGTACAAATGAGACTGGAAAACTGAAACTCCTGTAAGCAGAAATATCATTATGTCCTTACTCCATGGCATACAACCCTACTATGTGGCCCCTCAATCAGCAACAAGGAGGTAGCATGTCTGAATTCAAGCTCACTGAGGCCTTCAACCAGCTAGTGTGCTTTGCTATGTCTCAGTTACATTCATAGCACACGGTCAAAGTGCCAAAAAAGTGATTAGGGAATAAGGAAAAATCTCTTTTCAGAGAGTATTCAAGCTTTGTGGTTGACAACCCTTAATGCATTGATTTTCATGATTGTATATGTACGCAGGATTGACTACCACTTATTGCAttcctttttctttctactaCATCTAGGCAGGTTAGAAGTATTCATTTTTGTCTATAAATTCAATAAAAAAACTGCATCTTGTTGCAACAGAAGTCAAATGACTAATTTATAACCAACGAATAATCCTGCCTCTGGCAAACACTTGTTCATCATGACAAGATGAAATTTAGATCCTCCTGTTTCCGCCAGCACCAATCAAGACTCAAAGATGCTAATCTCTCATAAACAGCTGAAAGGCCCATTAGCTATGGTAAGAGGGAAGCTAAGATCAGAAGAAGGCAAGCTATTCAGAAGTGAATTAGTCCTTCGTTGTTCCTCTCATGCTTAGATTAATATTCTCTTTCATTAGGTTATTTATGTGAACTATGGAGGATCAGAAGTCAGTTAGCGTGGTTCACAGAGATTTATGGTTAACTATTGGCTAACAACCAAGAGTATACCATACAAAGAAGAGTATCACAACAGAACATAGCTATTATGTCAAAGACACATTACATTGTTTAGCTCCATAACACTTTAAAACATCATTCCTCAGTTTGTAAGTTTTATCTCAATGGATTGGATTCAAACTGCCCaacaaagaaataaagaaaagaattgAAAATTGTACATGTAGATCTGTATCATACTATCATTTTAGAGCGGCTTATGCAGTGACATGGACATGATGCACTGAGACACCCTGTTGCTTTCACTCATCAATTTCAATTTATGCTGAAGTTAATAATGATTTGATCAAATTATTTTCACCAAATAGACAAATAAGAAGCAACATGTATTGATTTAAATCCCACATATTTCTTGTTATATGGGTTTCTTAGATTAATATGGAAAAATATTCTATATAAAGTTATTGATAGCTTAGGAGTTACGAAGATTAGATCATTCTATCATAGTAAGAGTTTTATTAGACCTAGAAAATACTTCAGGTGAAGAAAATCATGAAATCTCAAGAATAAATACACTATGATTATCTACTAACAACTAAGTAAAAGGTCCATAAGTACACTTCAATAATTAAAGATTTGAGACAGATAGAGACTTACACTCCAAGTAGAAAAGGCCATACTTCGGCCCTGATAATTGGGTCAACTCCCTAGCAAAATAAGTATTAGAATTAAATATAGGTAggtataatatttaaataattaattaaagggGAGTGTGCTGCATTTGCATAGTGAATTGAAATTTATAGTATTTGAGACATAAAACTTACCCCACTCCtaactttttcaataaatttgATTCCTCCATCATGAAACTTCCCTTCTGATGAAAATAGCATGTGCCATCGTCGATGTGAAAGTGCATGTTTTCTTTTCCTCCTAGACCATGGTGATCTCAAGCTACCTCTGCATGTAATTGACAATGGCATCagcacagagagagagagagagagagagagagagcctaTTACTAGGTAACTAGGTGACTGGGAAATGATGAAAAATCTTCTTCCATGAATATATGAGCACTGGCTACAGAAATTAACAGTTCAAATTCTATTATGAAATTTATCAGTCTAATGTCCAAATTTATTGATGAAATCATGACAAAAGTAGATAATTTATCATATCGAACTAGAAGGTAGTAGATTTTGAATTGTCAGTGGGAAGACATCAAATTGTTAAAGGTAACCTCCATGAAGATCACTCAAATAACAAATGAAGAATTTGAGTTGAGACATCGTAATAACAACGGacatcaaattgatcaatctgtGAAATCATCAAAATCTAAATTCTGTAAAAGAATGTTCACAATTACTAGGTTCATCAATATCAGGCTTATAAGCTATGTAGCAGTTTAACTTAAAGTAAGGAAGTTCTTATCAAGTTATCTCTCGACGTCAGTCAGATGTCAGATTAGAAAATAAATTGGATGTAAAATAAAAAGACAAACTCATTCTACACCTTGCAATCCTGCCTAAAAATCTTCTCTTCTTGGAGACTTCTATGAGGCCCCAACACCCGGGCACCATGTAATGAAACAAGAGGGGCACGATTTTTGAAATTGAGCAATCAATATGAACTTGATGTTCGTTGAGAGCAAAAAATTACTCATTTAACAAATGGGGCAGTGTAGGAAATGGGAATGAGAAGGAACCTTCATATCAAATTAACAATCTTTAGATCAAAACTATGAAGCCCCCCAAAAACTCGTTGAAACTAAGATcattaagcaaaaacaaaaagaccTTTTTTGTAAATTAAGATGGAAATATCTTGAGaaacaaagagaagaaaaaaaaaagatttgaatTAGCAACAGATGAATCCCTTCCCTTTCATGCTTTAATTAATGAAGCTATGAATTAAAAACTTGAAAAGAAATCTCCTCTCCGAGATGCGATGTAGTGtagaacaaataaagaaaattctTACCTAATATAGCTAGGAACTCAACAGAAAACACTTTCCTTCCATGAAGGGGGAAAAACTAGAGATTTTGATAACTCACCGATCGGGGACAGTGGCAGAAGCAACGATGAGAAGTGACCGCAGATGGATCCAGGACGACGCCAAGGGAAGCGACGAGGACGAACGCGAATGCCTCAATCCTTTCATCTATTAGCTATCCCCTCCCAGTTACTTTCCCTTCTACCCCCCCAACCGCCTACGAAACCAAAGACGACGAGATTCCTCCCTCCCTATTCGTCGTTCATCTCATCTCGGCTACTCAAGAAAACAAAATTCAGAGGAGAGAGTACGGCCGAGGCCGTCACGCTCGCTGAGGCTCCGGCATCCGGCCGCCGGAAAAAAAAGGAACAGATCCTCGCCGCCGAAGCCGACCGGAGGCTCCGCCGTCCCTCCACCCTCGCTGGCTGGTGGCAGATCGCGATCCGGCGCCGGAGTTTCGGTACTGAGGAAAAGGTATCGGCGATCGAGTCGACACGATTTTTGGCAGCACGCGTGACCGAAAGGGGATAGAAGAAGTGGATGGTGGGTTTTATTAACTTGGGTCGAAGCAAACCTTCACCAAAAAcatttatttatagtttaaatttttttattattttttttaaaaaaaatctctatcGCCGTATAAtcgaaaatacaaaaagaaaaaaaatatatgctaATAAAATCCCCTCAGTCTCCCTTTTTTAGTTCAagtattcttcttatttttttaattcaaaatgtcCCGACAAAATtactaactttttttaaaaataattttataattaaaagaccACGGTCTACTATAAAATACCTACTTTATTCTTCTAAATTATTACTTAAAATACGTTAATATTTTTAATgctgatcaattttttttaaaaaaataaaattaataaaatattgaggaatatttccatattttacttaaCTATTATTTCATAATTCTCAAGAAATTAGTATATTGGTTGATAAAATGTCATAAATGTGAAAAGAGGAAAAAAGTTTAGgagttaattaataaaaaaaagatatttGTTTTATTAATCAAATTTTTGGGAGCACAATCGTATAATGATAAGtcattgtttttaaaataataataataataataatttaattaataaataaataaatctatttGGGTCCCTTAATCATTAtgactttttttaaaatttgcttTAATAATAGTCCTCTTCACCATCATCCCCCACCGCCATCCCTTTACTTGtaataaaaatcaaatatttatttatttaattttaaagaaataagttttttcaaaaataattataataattaagtttatctcaaatatcttccacaatatatttttaaattatactaaGAAAGATAAATTATACGAATCGTCTCCAAATTATATGAAGGAGgtaaattatgaaattaatttataatcgaTTGCTAAATGATTAAAAGGtgaaagagattttttttatgcATTTGTTAGAAATTgatttcttattttattataataaaattatcatcTTCTAATTAATTGAGTATCCACGGagacttttcttttaaaaaacaaaatCTTAAAGTTGGTAGCTAAATTGTACTTAATTGACATATATGTCACAATATTTTTGTTTTATGCATTTGATAATTTCGTTAGAATTTGAACGTGTATAATAATATATGGAAGTAACTATATGTTTAACTAATCATACAACAATCAATTTGTTTGGTCTAGTCGGATGAGGTGAGTGAACTATATTCAAAGGGCTTTTTAACACTAttaatgtattaaaatattagtttaatttagttGCAATAGAAGAATTAGATTTTCCATGATAATAATGCATTGGTAACTTTTCTTATGAGATATCACTATCaccttgatttttattttgtttttctatatTTTACACCATATTTTATAGCTAAAATGAATGTATGGTCCGATCAACCCACTCTATCACTAGTGTCACTACTCACTACTAATCCAATAGCATACAACTTGACTAGTTAATTATTTAGCGTGGATCTAACTTTCGTACTAATTTAACTTATTTAATCTTGAAAGGATAAAGATAAACTcttaaaaacaatttaaaattttccaccattagagACAAGTGTGAATTAACACTACAAAAAATATCATTATTACCGACTGAATATTCCATCGGTATTCCGTCGATATATGACATTatcgacggaataccgacggaatttctGATATCGGAAATATTTTGGTCGGCATTCACTTTACCGACGGAAAAATATATCCGTCGGTAAGTACAGACTGAatatataattccgtcggtatattaccGACTGAGTTTCTTACCCGTCGGTAAAAAATCAAACGGCGGTAAACGAAGACTCCCGATGGAATCACTGTTTCCGTCGGTGTGTACCGACGGAATCATAGATTCCGTCGGTAGACGCCGACGGAATTACAGTTTTCGTCGGTAAACACCGACGGAATTACTGTTTCCGTCGGTGTTTACCGGCGGAAACAGTAATTCCGTCGATAATATATCGCAGAAACCACTGTGCTTTTCGATAATATACCGACAGAaactataattccgtcggtaaaaaatTGGAAAAAGTTTGAAATCCAACCCCTGTTTTGCTAGTTTCCCGTATACAAATTTAATACAAATACAAACCATCACAAGCGATGGTATCACAAACACAATCCACACAATATATTAACAACATACAACAACAAgatcacaatataaatcaatccacaatctccaaaatacaacatacaacaaatatataaacataactgaacgacaaatagaaaatctccaaactataataaaatctaagtatcaAGTTCTCACAATCAAAAGTATCTAAAAGTATACAAGTGAACgataaatacaaaatatccaaaatatataCCATGATACGTCACTTATACATATATccgaatataatcctgtaaaagtcaaatacaatagattatgattagaataaatcgatgcaaatgtaatataactcaaacattgttatatataactaattttacttgtaaaaaaatacctggattatattttggataaccaataatagtggtgatggtgaatgtatcagtatgaactcctgaaaaatgtaaaacactttaagataagcatctaataatatcccaatacaataaatatatttgacttaatgaatttctaaaaaaatcaagttatagttaaacatacctcaacaaaatctaatcatcagcggGGTCTGTGTCTGATGGGTCTGGGGTCTCCTCTGACTGGGGCTGCTGTGATGGGTCCCATCGTGTAATGATTGCTTGCATCTGGGCCAATGCCTGCTCCTGTGCAgtccacttcttctcccacttctgatccatggtagtcatctgagtcttcaagtcttggttttcttttcttaatgactccacctcagaagaagaagaagaggaactcgcacggcccctaggagtcctcaagcgatcaaataccaccttggcctgggaaccaaggccgtagagggaggagttctttgtccttccacccacaacatcataataaatttcatttatttcctgagtggatagatcctgtgactcccctccctctactggtggctgagatgcctgagcaaccctgtttgtcatttcctcctgtgtagaaaaaatatacaatttatatattatacacaattattaaagctaattaatcattattaaagattaaatataaattacaagttaataattcaaaccccaatgttctttgatcgatcatcaatatatgtgtcatcctttctctggtgagttttgagaaagatctccaagcaagtgggttgtctttctaaagaacgcttctgcatgcacaaataaatttgactaaaattatacaagttcattaataaataaaatttaatttatataactttaaattaaaatcaccagatccatagcgtgctcaac includes these proteins:
- the LOC122052582 gene encoding rab GTPase-activating protein 22-like, which encodes MKGLRHSRSSSSLPLASSWIHLRSLLIVASATVPDRGSLRSPWSRRKRKHALSHRRWHMLFSSEGKFHDGGIKFIEKVRSGGVDPIIRAEVWPFLLGVYDLNSSHTERNVTRVQIRKKYETLRRKCHQLLSHCHKGNRLDTINEVSNSASSCFDEHCEFHDSQDDPSATRNIAEGNLYNFKVDQSVHNGSDLFSLCNLEEIEDEAEIVQFDNYPWGTESSTSDEDEDETESLLGSSISEMFVQHDPKLTRIPSFRGDFTQYNRTSEDFATWQRIIRLDAIRANSDWVVYSLNLTSVTKEKALQSAASVGLKSYEHLDPCMIYHAARMVAVLEAYAVYDPEIGYCQGMSDLLSPILTIMDEDHEAFWCFVGFMRKARHNFRLDEVGIQKQLSTISKIIKCKDLHLYKHLEKLQAQDCFFAYRMVLVLFRRELTFEQTMSLWEVMWADQTAIRSGIRKSARGRIKLRAPPTDDLLLYTVAACVLQRRKLIVERYNSMDEILRECNNMAGTLDVWRLLDDAHDLVTSLHQKI